One Arthrobacter sp. FW306-07-I genomic window carries:
- a CDS encoding ArsR/SmtB family transcription factor — MQTLTHAPVLARFGYAVSDPTRARVLLALAEGPSYPSDLADSLAVSRQSMSNHLTCLRGCGLVVAVPDGRRSRYELADARIGHAIKDLLSVVLAVDPACCAPDGECLA, encoded by the coding sequence ATGCAGACCCTCACCCACGCTCCGGTGCTGGCCCGGTTCGGTTATGCGGTATCGGATCCCACCCGCGCCCGCGTGCTGCTGGCCCTTGCGGAGGGTCCGTCATATCCGTCGGACCTGGCGGACAGCCTTGCCGTATCCCGGCAAAGCATGTCCAACCACCTGACCTGCCTGCGCGGCTGCGGCCTGGTGGTTGCGGTTCCGGACGGGCGGCGGAGCCGGTATGAGCTGGCGGATGCGCGGATCGGACATGCCATCAAGGACCTGCTGAGCGTAGTCCTGGCGGTGGATCCTGCCTGCTGCGCACCCGACGGGGAGTGCCTGGCATGA
- a CDS encoding cation diffusion facilitator family transporter: MTAPNVAGTQRRRVLSRRIRLFAAATITYNIIEAIVALWAGGTADSAALIGFGLDSVIEVASALALSWQFSAKDPERREHLTLRIIAVSFFALAAFVAVDSIRSLAGAGEAQHSLPGIVIAALSLFIMPVLSWGQRRAGRELGSRTAVADSKQTLLCTYLSAVLLVGLVLNSTLGWWWADAGAALVIAGIAVREGINAWRGDACCTVPHAAEAADEQDGCCPGCASPDSTSVGLQPLGLPTIGKG, translated from the coding sequence ATGACCGCCCCCAACGTGGCCGGCACCCAGCGGCGGCGGGTCCTGAGCCGTCGGATCAGGCTCTTCGCGGCGGCCACCATCACGTACAACATCATCGAGGCCATCGTGGCGCTGTGGGCCGGCGGCACAGCTGATTCAGCTGCGCTGATCGGCTTTGGCCTGGACTCCGTGATCGAAGTAGCCTCCGCGCTGGCGCTGTCCTGGCAGTTCTCAGCCAAGGACCCAGAGCGGCGCGAGCACCTGACGCTGCGGATCATTGCCGTGTCGTTCTTCGCCCTGGCCGCGTTCGTGGCCGTGGACTCCATCCGCTCCCTGGCCGGCGCCGGGGAAGCGCAGCACTCCCTGCCGGGCATTGTGATTGCCGCGCTTAGCCTGTTCATCATGCCCGTCCTGTCCTGGGGTCAGCGCCGGGCCGGGCGGGAGCTCGGGTCCAGGACGGCCGTGGCGGACTCCAAGCAGACGCTGTTGTGCACCTATCTTTCCGCCGTGCTCCTGGTGGGCCTGGTCCTGAACAGCACACTGGGCTGGTGGTGGGCCGACGCCGGCGCAGCACTGGTCATCGCGGGCATTGCCGTCCGTGAAGGCATCAACGCCTGGCGTGGGGACGCGTGCTGCACTGTTCCGCACGCGGCGGAAGCCGCCGACGAACAGGACGGCTGCTGCCCGGGCTGCGCCAGCCCTGATTCAACATCAGTCGGCCTGCAGCCGCTTGGCCTGCCGACCATCGGGAAGGGCTGA
- a CDS encoding cation diffusion facilitator family transporter, translated as MGHDHSHDVADPQSQRGKLLLVFAITFTVMVAEIVGTVLTGSLALLADAGHMFTDSAGLLIAVIAASLALKPPTFKRTWGYKRAEILAAAGQAALLLGVGGFVIVEGIRRLFEPPEVGGSLMLWFGVTGLAGNAVGLLVLASGRHHSFNMKAAFLEVLNDALGSVAVIVAALVIALTGWTRADAVVSLLIGVLIIPRTLKLLRDTVNVLMESTPPGLDLAEVRRHILALPHVIDVHDLHASLVASGVPVLSAHVTVQDGCMRDGHSATILADLQRCVAQDFDVSVEHSTFQIEPAAHRDQESIPH; from the coding sequence GTGGGCCACGACCACAGCCACGACGTGGCCGATCCCCAAAGCCAGCGCGGCAAGCTGCTGCTGGTTTTCGCCATCACGTTCACGGTGATGGTTGCCGAGATCGTGGGCACGGTCCTCACCGGCAGCCTGGCCTTGCTGGCCGACGCCGGGCACATGTTCACCGACTCCGCCGGGCTGCTCATTGCCGTGATTGCGGCGTCGCTGGCCCTGAAGCCGCCAACCTTCAAGCGCACCTGGGGCTACAAGCGCGCCGAGATCCTCGCCGCGGCCGGGCAGGCTGCCCTGCTGCTGGGGGTGGGCGGCTTCGTGATCGTGGAGGGCATCCGCCGCCTGTTCGAACCGCCGGAGGTGGGTGGTTCACTGATGCTGTGGTTCGGTGTGACCGGCCTGGCCGGCAACGCCGTGGGGCTGCTGGTGCTCGCCTCCGGCCGCCACCACAGCTTCAACATGAAGGCTGCGTTCCTCGAGGTGCTCAATGATGCCCTCGGTTCCGTTGCCGTGATCGTCGCCGCGCTGGTCATTGCCCTGACTGGATGGACCCGGGCTGACGCCGTCGTATCCCTTCTCATCGGCGTGCTGATCATCCCGCGGACGCTGAAGCTGCTGCGGGACACGGTGAATGTGCTGATGGAAAGCACTCCCCCGGGCCTGGACCTGGCCGAGGTCCGCCGGCACATCCTGGCGCTGCCCCATGTCATCGACGTCCACGACCTGCACGCCTCCCTGGTGGCCTCCGGTGTGCCGGTCCTGTCCGCACATGTCACCGTGCAGGACGGGTGCATGCGTGACGGTCATTCGGCCACCATCCTGGCGGATCTGCAGCGCTGCGTGGCCCAGGACTTCGACGTCAGCGTGGAGCACTCCACCTTCCAGATCGAACCCGCCGCGCACCGCGACCAGGAAAGCATCCCGCACTGA
- a CDS encoding acyltransferase family protein, producing the protein MSAPDRPAAPETGIIAGRKHALDGLRTVAVAGVFFFHTATEATPGGSIGVDVFFTLSGFVITLLIMKERLATGRLHLGIFYGKRLARLWPALLVLCAVILAGGFLFPASGWGGQAGFVLPAAAYVMNLAHFGMFGDSIAGETLGPTWTLAVEEQFYLVWPLLLLVMLRFLKVRSAAVATVALAAAFVLNRFLLVNAGEPLDRIYNGPDTRADELLIGCALALLFTAVRHGSRLHAGLLSASRWAAPLAGVALVAALFLLKEPDTPGTWFNVFWTAGPAALALLSAVLIGSLVLQPAGFLSRILSHPWLARPGRDMSYGMYLWHLPVYLLLMPLIPELPLRIVLTAALTVLLAFASFRWVERPLRRWANKRLEPAVVPSTTEPSKTPVSASAG; encoded by the coding sequence ATGTCAGCGCCAGATCGCCCGGCGGCGCCCGAAACGGGCATCATCGCCGGACGCAAGCATGCCTTGGACGGCCTCCGGACCGTCGCCGTCGCCGGCGTTTTCTTCTTCCATACCGCCACGGAGGCGACGCCCGGCGGGTCCATCGGGGTGGACGTGTTCTTCACGCTCAGCGGCTTCGTCATCACGCTGCTGATCATGAAGGAACGGCTCGCCACCGGTCGTCTCCATCTCGGCATCTTCTACGGCAAGCGCCTGGCCCGGCTCTGGCCGGCACTGCTGGTGCTCTGCGCGGTGATCCTCGCCGGCGGCTTCCTGTTCCCTGCCTCAGGCTGGGGCGGGCAGGCGGGCTTTGTCCTTCCGGCCGCCGCCTACGTGATGAACCTGGCCCACTTCGGCATGTTCGGTGACTCCATCGCCGGTGAAACGCTTGGCCCCACCTGGACCCTGGCCGTTGAGGAACAGTTCTACCTGGTGTGGCCGCTGCTCCTGCTGGTGATGCTCCGGTTCTTGAAGGTCCGCAGCGCAGCCGTCGCCACCGTGGCCCTGGCGGCCGCCTTCGTACTGAACCGGTTCCTGCTGGTCAACGCCGGCGAACCGCTGGACCGCATCTACAACGGTCCGGATACCCGGGCTGACGAACTGCTGATTGGCTGCGCCCTGGCCCTGCTGTTCACCGCCGTGCGCCACGGCTCGCGGCTGCATGCAGGGCTGCTGTCGGCATCCCGCTGGGCCGCGCCCCTGGCCGGCGTCGCCCTTGTGGCCGCACTGTTCCTGCTGAAGGAACCGGACACCCCCGGCACCTGGTTCAACGTGTTCTGGACGGCCGGGCCCGCCGCGCTCGCACTGCTGTCCGCGGTGCTGATCGGTTCCCTGGTCCTCCAGCCGGCCGGCTTCCTGTCACGCATCCTCAGCCACCCCTGGCTTGCCCGCCCCGGCCGCGACATGTCCTACGGCATGTACCTCTGGCACCTTCCGGTCTACCTGCTGCTGATGCCGCTGATCCCGGAACTGCCGCTCCGGATCGTCCTGACCGCGGCACTCACCGTGCTGCTGGCCTTCGCGTCCTTCCGCTGGGTTGAGCGCCCGCTGCGCCGCTGGGCGAACAAAAGGCTCGAACCCGCCGTCGTGCCTTCCACGACGGAGCCGTCCAAGACGCCCGTTTCCGCGTCGGCAGGCTGA
- a CDS encoding GAF and ANTAR domain-containing protein → MVEQDMVDDLEGLVDLVAGMEDIKSVLDGLTGLAAASMSGTLGVPVECAVTLHRRKRTATIGGSSGRATVIDRIEQSLGDGPCIEALESAAPVLLGDVASDPRWPEYRSALSAAGMGGSLGIPMNLEDDAGAVLDYFAPASGLFDEQAVADGVRFADMAGKALRLAVRIAAADQRAENLRAAMDTRTVIDLACGIIMAENKCSKDRAFEILRSASNTRNQKLNDLAESLVNRYAPPEEAKAHFED, encoded by the coding sequence ATGGTTGAGCAGGACATGGTGGATGACCTCGAAGGGCTTGTGGATCTTGTCGCTGGGATGGAGGACATCAAATCCGTGCTGGACGGTCTCACCGGACTTGCTGCGGCCAGCATGAGCGGCACCCTTGGAGTGCCCGTTGAGTGCGCCGTGACACTGCACCGGCGAAAGCGAACGGCCACCATAGGCGGAAGCAGCGGCCGGGCGACGGTAATTGACCGCATTGAACAAAGCCTGGGTGACGGCCCCTGCATCGAGGCCCTGGAAAGCGCCGCCCCCGTTCTCCTGGGTGACGTGGCGTCGGACCCGCGGTGGCCGGAGTATCGCAGCGCGTTGTCCGCCGCAGGCATGGGCGGATCGCTGGGCATCCCGATGAATTTGGAGGACGATGCCGGTGCGGTCCTTGATTACTTCGCTCCCGCCAGTGGGCTCTTCGATGAGCAGGCCGTGGCGGACGGGGTGCGGTTCGCCGACATGGCAGGCAAGGCGCTCCGCCTGGCCGTCCGGATCGCGGCGGCTGACCAGCGTGCCGAGAACCTCAGGGCGGCAATGGATACGAGGACCGTGATCGACCTGGCCTGCGGGATCATCATGGCGGAGAACAAGTGCAGCAAGGACAGGGCTTTCGAGATCCTTCGCAGCGCCTCCAATACCCGGAACCAAAAGCTCAATGATCTGGCCGAGTCCCTCGTGAACCGCTATGCACCGCCGGAGGAAGCCAAGGCGCACTTCGAGGATTAA
- a CDS encoding phospholipase C, with the protein MSSSQGQRISRKRMAAATGAAALAACTLTAGFAGPAAADGDGSTATPIKHVVVIFQENVSFDHYFATYPKAANIAGETQQGTGTPASAFTAAGDTPKDINTLAKAGLLAPNNPNSVQPARLSPMQAVTCDQDHGYTAEQKAYNGGAMDQFVQFTSRDACGTNQYGRPGLTMDYYDGNTVTGTWNYAQNYAMSDNHFSTVFGPSTPGALNLVSGQTHGAKEYTAAGAPVATPAAGSSTVRQPDANGVGTVINDPDPVYDDCSNNSHVKSNNLAGMSGTNIGDLLNAKGTSWGWFQGGFTPTTPATATTPASCLSSHANAASASVVDYSPHHQPFQYYSSTANPHHLAPAADEEIGHNGQANHQYDLTDFEKVVNTDNMPAVSFLKAGMYQDGHAAYSDPVDEQNFITKTVNQIQQSRNWEDTAVVIAYDDSDGWYDHVAAQVKNSSNTTDDAGWCQSAAAVGVPMAGGYTDRCGPGPRQPLVVISPYAKKNFVDHTQTDQASVLRFIEDNWSTGQIGDSSADAVAGSISGMFNFHHSRNDKVMLDEQTGAVASITHSSKGSDTSGKGCGPQ; encoded by the coding sequence ATGAGTTCGTCCCAAGGACAACGAATCAGCAGGAAGCGGATGGCCGCCGCCACGGGCGCGGCGGCACTTGCAGCCTGCACCCTGACCGCAGGCTTCGCCGGCCCCGCCGCCGCCGATGGTGACGGCAGCACAGCTACTCCTATCAAGCACGTTGTGGTGATCTTCCAGGAGAACGTCTCCTTCGACCACTACTTCGCCACCTACCCCAAGGCGGCGAACATAGCAGGTGAAACCCAGCAGGGCACAGGTACCCCGGCGTCCGCATTCACCGCGGCGGGGGACACGCCCAAGGACATCAATACCTTGGCCAAGGCGGGCCTGCTGGCACCCAACAACCCAAACTCGGTCCAGCCTGCCCGGCTCTCGCCGATGCAGGCCGTCACGTGCGACCAGGACCACGGCTACACCGCCGAGCAAAAGGCCTACAACGGCGGGGCAATGGACCAGTTTGTCCAGTTCACCAGCCGCGACGCCTGCGGCACCAACCAGTACGGCCGCCCCGGCCTGACTATGGACTACTACGACGGCAACACCGTCACCGGCACCTGGAACTACGCCCAGAACTACGCCATGAGCGACAACCACTTCAGCACGGTCTTCGGTCCGTCCACCCCCGGCGCCCTCAACCTGGTTTCCGGCCAAACCCATGGCGCCAAGGAGTACACCGCCGCTGGAGCGCCCGTGGCCACGCCGGCAGCCGGCAGCAGCACCGTCCGCCAGCCCGATGCGAACGGAGTGGGCACCGTCATCAACGACCCCGACCCTGTCTACGACGACTGCTCCAACAACAGCCATGTCAAGAGCAACAACCTCGCTGGCATGAGCGGCACCAATATCGGGGACCTGCTCAACGCCAAGGGCACCTCATGGGGCTGGTTCCAGGGCGGGTTCACACCCACCACCCCGGCGACAGCGACCACACCGGCCTCCTGCCTGTCCAGCCACGCCAATGCCGCCAGCGCCTCCGTGGTGGACTACTCCCCGCACCACCAGCCGTTCCAGTACTACTCCTCCACGGCCAACCCCCATCACCTGGCCCCCGCCGCAGATGAGGAGATCGGCCACAACGGCCAGGCCAACCACCAGTACGACCTGACCGATTTCGAAAAGGTGGTCAACACAGACAACATGCCCGCTGTGTCCTTCCTCAAGGCGGGGATGTACCAGGACGGCCATGCCGCCTACTCGGACCCAGTGGACGAGCAGAACTTCATCACCAAAACCGTCAACCAGATCCAGCAGTCCAGGAACTGGGAGGACACCGCCGTCGTGATCGCCTATGACGACTCCGACGGCTGGTACGACCACGTGGCCGCACAGGTGAAGAATTCCTCCAACACCACAGACGACGCCGGCTGGTGCCAAAGTGCCGCGGCCGTAGGAGTGCCCATGGCCGGCGGCTACACCGACCGCTGCGGCCCGGGCCCGCGGCAGCCGCTGGTGGTCATTTCCCCGTACGCGAAGAAGAACTTCGTGGACCACACCCAGACCGACCAGGCCTCGGTCCTGCGCTTCATCGAAGACAACTGGAGCACCGGGCAGATCGGCGACTCTTCAGCCGACGCCGTGGCGGGATCGATTAGCGGCATGTTCAACTTCCACCACTCGCGGAACGACAAGGTGATGCTCGATGAGCAGACCGGCGCCGTCGCGTCCATTACCCATTCCAGTAAGGGCAGCGACACGTCCGGCAAGGGCTGCGGTCCGCAGTAA
- a CDS encoding VOC family protein has product MPTRLNPYLSFRSNAREAMEFYKDVFGGELNVSTFADFHASQDPAEDNLVMHAQLDGPSGLTLMASDTPARMDYNPGNTFSVSLSGDDEAELRGYWDKLSEGGTVTMPLEKAIWGDAFGMCTDKFGIQWLVNIAGPKE; this is encoded by the coding sequence ATGCCCACGCGCCTCAACCCCTACCTGAGCTTCCGCAGCAACGCACGGGAAGCCATGGAATTCTACAAAGACGTCTTCGGCGGCGAGCTGAACGTGAGCACGTTCGCAGATTTTCATGCAAGCCAGGATCCCGCTGAGGACAACCTGGTGATGCATGCACAGCTTGACGGCCCATCGGGGCTGACCTTGATGGCATCGGACACTCCGGCCCGCATGGACTACAACCCCGGGAACACCTTCAGTGTGTCCCTCAGCGGTGACGATGAAGCCGAGCTGCGGGGCTACTGGGACAAGCTGTCCGAGGGCGGCACCGTGACAATGCCGCTGGAGAAGGCCATCTGGGGCGACGCCTTCGGCATGTGCACCGACAAGTTCGGCATCCAGTGGCTGGTCAACATCGCGGGCCCCAAGGAGTAG
- a CDS encoding FAD-dependent monooxygenase: protein MHDVVIVGSGPTGLMLAGELRLAGVDALVLERRPSQELAGSRGGGIHSRTIELLDQRGIAGRFLAEGKTLQTAAFGSTQLDLTGLPTRHPYTLALFQNHIERLLLEWVEELGVQIRRGMEVTGVSADDAGADVELAGEGPVRGRYVVGTDGGRSVVRRSAGIPLVGPDATRSSLIAEVKVAGEPGQQGKVDARGIHGLYPMGDGVVRVVVTEAALGPATEPTLADLKKALIDVFGTDFGVHSPIWLSRFTDATRQAEAYRKGRVLLAGDAAHVHSPTGGLGIGLGLQDAVNLGWKLGQAVLGISGEELLDTYHAERHPAGARSLKYTMAQSLFQKADPRQEALRDLLDEVLRVDDAGAPIAALVSGLDVAYDLGPGHPLLGRRMPDLDITTAQGPGRVYQFLHQGRPVLLEFSGPVLEPGAWAGRVQHVRAICDGAWQLPVLGAVDAPTAVLVRPDGYVAWVGEGSVEGLPEALATWFGRSGVGC, encoded by the coding sequence ATGCACGACGTAGTAATAGTGGGGAGCGGCCCCACGGGGCTGATGCTTGCGGGCGAGCTGCGGCTGGCGGGGGTGGACGCCCTTGTCCTGGAGCGGCGACCGTCCCAGGAGTTGGCCGGCTCGCGTGGCGGCGGCATCCATTCACGCACCATCGAGCTGCTGGACCAGCGCGGCATCGCCGGCCGGTTCCTCGCCGAGGGCAAGACGCTTCAGACCGCCGCCTTCGGCAGCACCCAGCTGGACCTGACCGGCTTGCCCACGCGCCACCCCTACACGCTGGCTCTGTTTCAAAACCACATTGAGCGGCTGCTGCTTGAGTGGGTGGAGGAGCTGGGTGTGCAGATCCGGCGCGGCATGGAGGTGACCGGTGTTTCAGCGGACGACGCCGGCGCAGACGTAGAGCTCGCAGGCGAGGGGCCGGTGCGCGGCAGGTATGTCGTGGGCACCGACGGTGGGCGCAGCGTGGTGCGGCGTTCGGCCGGCATCCCGTTGGTGGGTCCGGATGCGACCCGGAGCAGCCTGATCGCTGAGGTGAAGGTGGCGGGGGAGCCCGGCCAGCAGGGGAAAGTGGACGCCCGGGGCATTCATGGACTGTACCCGATGGGGGACGGCGTGGTCCGGGTGGTGGTCACCGAGGCCGCGCTGGGCCCGGCCACCGAGCCAACCCTGGCCGACTTGAAGAAGGCTCTCATCGATGTGTTTGGCACGGACTTCGGCGTGCACAGCCCCATCTGGCTTTCGCGCTTCACCGACGCCACCCGGCAGGCAGAGGCCTACCGGAAGGGCAGGGTGCTGCTCGCCGGAGACGCGGCGCATGTCCACTCACCTACAGGTGGCCTGGGCATCGGGCTGGGGCTGCAGGACGCGGTCAACCTTGGCTGGAAGCTGGGGCAGGCGGTGCTGGGGATCTCAGGCGAGGAGCTGCTGGACACCTACCATGCGGAGCGCCATCCTGCCGGGGCCCGGTCGCTCAAGTACACGATGGCCCAGTCCCTGTTCCAGAAGGCCGATCCCCGGCAGGAGGCCCTGCGCGACCTGCTGGACGAGGTGCTCCGCGTCGATGATGCCGGCGCCCCGATCGCCGCCCTGGTCAGCGGACTCGACGTCGCCTACGACCTGGGGCCCGGCCATCCGCTGCTTGGCCGCCGCATGCCCGACCTGGACATCACAACTGCCCAAGGTCCAGGCCGGGTGTACCAGTTCCTGCACCAGGGCCGGCCGGTGCTTCTTGAATTCAGCGGCCCGGTGCTGGAGCCGGGCGCATGGGCGGGCCGGGTGCAGCATGTCAGGGCAATTTGCGACGGCGCGTGGCAGCTTCCCGTGCTGGGCGCGGTGGATGCACCCACGGCGGTCCTGGTCCGGCCCGACGGTTACGTCGCCTGGGTGGGTGAAGGCTCAGTGGAGGGGCTCCCTGAGGCGCTTGCCACCTGGTTTGGTCGCAGTGGCGTTGGCTGCTGA